AGGGATGTAATATTTAATGAGAAACTTCTGTACAAGGACAAGTCAGACATTGGAGCTGGAGATGAATGTCCTGAAGTCAAGAAGACTGATGAAGTGCCATTGACATATATTCCTGTGAATGAATCGAAAACCAGTAACCaggaagatgaagaagaaactgcacaagatgatgacccaCAAACTCCGGTGATTGAACTCAGGAGATCTTTGAGAACCATTAGACCACCTGAGAGGTACTCCCCTGCACTTCACTATATTTTGCTGACAGACAAAGGTAAACCGGAGACCTATGAAGAGgcaatgcaaaatgatgattcaACCAAGTGGGAGTTGGTCATGGAGGATGAGAtggattcactgtcatccaatcaGACGTGGGAGTTGACATAACTTCCACAAGGCAAAAAGGCGTTACATAACAAGTGGGTGTACCGGTTAAAAGAAGAGCATGATGGTAGCAAGCGGTACAAGGCAAGACTTGTTGTAAAAGGCTTCCAACAAcgggaaggaattgattacaccGAAATTTTCTCTCCGGTGGTTAAATTAACCACTATCAGGACAGTACTTGGACTAGTGGCGAAGGAAGACTTACATTTGGAGCagttggatgtaaagactgcatttcTTCACGGTGACctagatgaagaaatttatatgaagcAGCCACAAGGCTTTGAAGTACGGGGAAAAGAGAGAATGGTgtgcaaacttcagaagagcttgtacggtctcaaacaagctccaagacagtggtacaagaagtttgatggaTTCATGAGTGAAAATGGTTTCCTAAGGTGTCAAGCTGATCACTGCTGTTATGTGAAAAGGTTTGACGGTTCTTATATCATACTACtgctatatgtagatgatatgctgATAGTTGGAGCTTGTCtagaagaaattgataaactcaagaaagatttatcaaaggaatttgccATGAAGGATTTGGGTGCTGCAAAGCAAATCCTTGGAATGAGGATCTTTAGAGACCGGGTGAATGGATTCTTGAAGTTATCTCAAGAAGAGTACGTAAAAAAGGTGGTTAGCAGATTTAATATAGATGAAGCTAAATCTGTGATTACTCCTTTGGCTAGCCATTTCAAACTAACCAAAGCACAATCACCATCGACGGAGCAGGAGAAGGCTTATATGAATAaggttccttatgcttctgatgtcggaagcctcatgtatgcaatggtgtgtacaagaccagacatagcacATGCAGTGGGAGTCGTGAGCAGGTTTATGAGTAATCCAGGAAAGCAACACTGGGAAGCAGTTAAGTGGATTCTCAGGTATTTGAAAGGTACTGCTAGTTGTTCTTTATGCTTCAGGAGGTCAAAATTGGGCTTACAGGGTTTTGTCGATGCCGATATGGGTGGTGACCTGGATGGCAGGAAAAGTACTACTGGATATGTGTTCACATTAGGTGGTACAGTTGTAAGCTGGGTGTCTAAGCTGCAAAAGATTGTTGCGCTTTCGACTACAGAGGCTGAGTATGTTGCAGTTACAGAACCTAGCAAGGAGATGATATGGTTGAGATCCTTTCTGAAAGAATTGGGtcagaagcttgaagatagcacgTTACACTGTGACAGTTAGAGTGCTATTCATTTAGCAAAAAATCCTGTTTATCATGCTAGGACAAAACATATACAGGTTAGGTACCATTTCATCAGATCGGTGCTGGAAGATGGAATCTTGATGCTGGAGAAGATATCTGGAAGTAAGAATCCAGCCGATATGCTCACAAAGACAGTAaccattgacaaactgaagttgtgttcAACTTCAGTCGGACTGCAAGTATAAATGGAGATATATGAGCTGCTGCAATGATGGTGTGAagacatgattgaaatcaagtcttcaagtgaGAGAATTGTTAGGTGAGTTTTTAATGGAGGTGGGGCCCACGCgaaatttaaaaatgttttctcaCATATCCCACATCGGAAAATCCTCAAAGTTGGTTCAAGAAATTTGTTATAAATTGAGCCTTCCTTGTTTGCTTTTAGTATcttaaaatcaaaagcttttcagctttgataaaaagagagtgcatagaaaaagagtgtattttttcttgagtgcgggaattctcttgtgtgagttagagaaattattttctcggtatacacgggtttgggagtgtgaggaatattgagtgtattggtgtatacaattgttgtaatatttcttccagttataaaagttgcagtgctatgtggacgtagcctattttgggtgaaccacgtaaatctttgtgttcttgttgattattttattccgcatttttttcggtactatattatcatcgtgaTCAGCATCACTTCGGGGTAATTTCCCAACAGTAGCTACACTAGGTGGAAGAAAATCCTTTCCTTGGTACATTactataaaatatttgtttctTAGAAGCAAGACTCCCCCAGTTAATTTCGCCAAAAAGACCGGGAGAAGAGGAGGGAAAAAGAGCAATTAATGTACAAGAATGACTTGCAACTGAAATCAAATGCAAATTCCAGATGTCTCATAATATACCAGTGTAAGGTGTAATGCTTGACAGATGAAGTTAATATGCTACCAGCAGTGTAAGGTTATGAATTTGTGTTGCGGTGACTCAAGGCAAAAATTATTCACTAGAAACCGAAATATTTACCAAAACTTATCACTAGTGATTTTCACTAAAATCAGTTTTCTCAACGAAAACAAATGTTTTCTAAAACAAACCATCagaataaaaaattaatcaagaaaGCAAAGAGTCGATGCAAAAGTTCGAGACCACGAAACACAatcttcagccaacacttgcACGCGTGTTGTCTGAAGTGTCCTCAGCAATCACGGCAACACGCTCAACAACGTTGATGATATTTTTCTCTAAAACTCCATGAAGTGCAAACGTGAGTGTATAATTGATCAAGCGGCGGCGGCCATGAATGTCCTCTTTTTTCTTATTTATAAACATCTTTTTTTTTCTAGAGTTTATCTATATAAGGTAACCTATCAAACAAAGAGAGTTAAATATTGATACGTTATCAAGATAAACTTTACATATTTATCTCATTATTTAGAAAGACAAAATCTCATTAAATATTatacaaaatcaaatcaataagaAAAAGATAATATTAGAGATATAATAATAGAGAAATCTTTTAacttaaaaaattatatcaattaaattcgaaaataaaattttcttctaCCAAAATTTAAATGTAATATTTAAGTGACTTCCCAGTCCAATAGTAACATGAACACATTACTCCGATGCCAATAATCCCTTTCTCCCAACCAAtgttataatatattaaaacaaTAGAATGTGAATAACTCGTCGACTTATAATTTAATttgtataatatatttttttcaaaagaaatataaatatatatacaatacaTGTAATAATCAATCATTAAAATCGCTTGATAGATGCTATCGTATATTAAATTTGTATTAAATGATGAATCATGACGATTTATCTATATGTTATATATAATCATGATTTATCAACTCTCATATCAAGATAACATAAACAAATGGGAAGAAAAAGCTTCATGGTTAAATTTTGCTCCTCGTGGAAAATTAATTCCGTGTTTGATTGCCCAATTCCCAAAGACAGCGCTGTTGATTCCAGTCcacacaaataaaataaattagaaaaagAACGAAACCCAAAATAGAAAAGAGTATGTGACATTCAACCCAACACTTGTATATTCAGTTTCTGTTTCGAAAAACTAATTATCTCCGAAGTTTGCATGAAAAGGGTTCCCTGAAAAGTTGTCAGGTTTTGTTAACAAGTTTGAATTCTTTAACAAATAGGTGTCTCCTTGTATTGGGATTCGGAGGAATCTTTGCATTGATCCCAGAGCAAGCAGTGAAGGGGTCGGGTCCATACTCGGAAAGAAGCTCACAAATTTGGTTAGAAAGTTGAATCCTTTACGAATAGGAATCCCTCAGGTATTGGGACTCTGACGTTAGGAGAAAATTTGAGTATAAATTGGTTATATTAATGAACCCGGGTGGGAGAATAGATGAATATGTAGGTGGAAATTGTCGCCAGTGGTTTACGTGCGATCAGACATTGTTTAGTTTCTTCTCCTTTTCTGTTTCTAGAAATCCCGGAGAAAAGGCTCTCAGAATTTGTTAAAAACTTCAATCCATTCTAAAAACGATAGGCATATTTCTCAGGATTCCAAGAAAAAAGAGATAAAATTTGAGCATAAATCGGTCTTACTGTCTAAAATATCATACAACGTAAGGTAGGAGGATAGATGGACTTTTGGCCGGAATTTCTTGCAAGCAGTTGGGGTAGGGAGTTTGTTGCCGGAGGATTTGGCGGCACCGCCGGTGTTGTCACCGGCTATCCGCTGGATACTCTGAGAATCCGGCTGCAGCAATCGAGGACAGGATCTGCTTTCAGCATTCTCCGCCGTGTCGTCGCGAGTGAAGGGCCCTCTGCTCTGTACAGAGGCATGGCTGCTCCCTTTGCTTCCGTCACTTTACAGGTTCTTCTATTCTTCAATGCTTGAGAATTTTCTTTCATCCTAAATATCACTGAAAAACtagagatattttttttatgatgcgTCTGATTAACATTGACAATGTTACATTTGCAACTGCAGAATGCTATTGCTTTCCAGACATACGCCAAATTATCCCGAACATTTGACAAGAACAGAGCAGCAGATGATCCACCCTCTTACACAGGAGTCGCCCTCGGAGGAATAGGCACCGGAGCGATACAAAGCCTACTCCTCAGCCCCGTCGAACTCATAAAAATTCGTTTACAATTGCAGCAAAAAACCATCAAAAACACCAACGGCCCTATGAACGTTGCTAAAAGCATACTCCAAACTGAAGGGTGGAGAGGCGTATACCGAGGTCTAACCGTCACAGTATTAAGGGATGCACCGGCCCACGGTGTGTACTTCTGGACATACGAATATATGAGAGAACGGCTCCATCCGGGATGCCGGAAACACGGGCAAGAGTCATTCCAAACCATGCTTCTTGCCGGGGGTCTTGCAGGAGTAACGAGCTGGATATCTTGCTACCCATTAGACGTGATCAAAACTAGAATTCAGGCCGAGTCGGGTTGCTCGCATCCGGGGATGGTCGATTGTTTTCGAAGGATTGTGAAACATGAAGGGTATAAAGTGCTTTGGAGGGGTTTAGGTACAGCAGTTACCAGGGCTTTTATAGTGAATGGAACCATTTTTAGTGCTTATGAGATAGCATTGAGGTGCTTTTTCGATGGCAACACAATCATTAGCTAGGGATTTTAATGACCGATTCAGCAAATCTTGATGAAGTGGGACGATTTACAGATTTGTTTTTAGGAAGTTGTAAGATTTTTGGGCCATAATTCTTTTCGAGAAAAACTGCAGCATGCATGATTTGGTATTAGTTACATTTGAGGCAAAAGGGGTAACTCGAAAGTAAAGAAAAACTTCTTTAGGATTGTTTTCTTGTACACTTCCGTTATtgattaaaattctcaattaatCATAACAAATGAacttatgtgtgtgtgtgtgtgttcttGGTAGACTCATCATTACAACACACAAGAAGAATGAAACAAGCTCACTTATAACTCCCACTCTACAGTAATTAAGTTCCTATTCACATCGAATCATCATTTGTTCCTCCAATAAATTTATACAGCTTGATAGGGCCAAGGCTCCTCATAGAACTGTGGACACTGACCGATCCCATCTTCCTCATGGAACTGTTGACACTACCCAGTGGAAGTGGAACCAACAATTCTGTATACATATCCATGAAAAACTTGTCCACTATTTCAAGATAAGCCGGGCAAGAAAGCTGAGAATAGTTGTGGAGAACCTCCTCAATATCCAGCGTTTGATCCTGATCATCATCTATATCCATCATCTCAAACTCTTTCATCTCTTTCGCCAAGGCTTCTGCCCCCCGGAAACTACTCGACTTCTTCCTTGCATTTTCCTCTCGTTTCAAGTCACTTGATTTGCTGTGATCTGTGACGCATTTTTCTTCATCCAAGTCCTTTGTCTGCCCTGTGAATGGAGCATCCCTTTTCATGCAGATGTTGTGCAGTTTCTGGTTCTTGAAACTGAtcttgctgctgctgctgttatCAGGGAAGATGGGGTCGGAACGGGAGGTTTTGGGCAGATTTTTGTAGAGGGATTTGAGGGTTTTGATCACAGTTCTGTTGAGGAATTTCTTGGTTATGTGGAGGGTTTCCTGAATCAGCTTCTTGGGGTTTGGTTTTGTCATGTTCATCTTTGTTCGAGCTATGCGGTTGCAGAAAATTGGTAATTTGTTTTAGTTTAGTGCTGAAGGAACCACAGTAGGTATTATGTATATTATACAAGGAAATGAAATGGGAGATAAACATATGTACTTGTGGACCTACCCCCACCCCAACTGGATCGAGCCGATTTACAATTGTGGATTTTGTTTCGAGATCTGATTATATctcgaatttgatcaatacTCGAAATGGTGATGCATAATTAAAATGGTTCGAAAGATCTATGGATTTTGATCCTAGAAGCCTTTAGGACAAAAACGGACTAAGCCTAGCTAGTCCATGCAAGAACAAGTTGATCCAAAGCATATGATCGTACTATTTGGTTCGGAGGAATTTCAGAGAATTTATCGTCGCATTTATGTGAGTTAACTGTTTCTGTCCCCACCTAATTTAATTTTAAGATGTCAAGTACATCAATACAATGTATAAAACTGATCATAAAAGttcctaaaaaaaaattttttaaaaaaagggaCAAATAAATGTGACCAACCCATAGAGGTGACGTCGTTCCAAAATTTGCTACGTGTTGTCATTTTCGGACGCTTAACAATTAACATGGCGGAGGAGTACGTACAAACAGGGGTAGTCAATTTTAAGACaaattatgtgtgtgtgtatatatatatatatatatatatatgtgaagATATTGTTGAATTTTATACATTCTTGcgtattaattaaatataatttatgaacATTTGtggttattttattttagcagttttaaattttttgaaagtGAGTATGAGTCATGACAATGAGTGGAATAcacaaatttattaaaataaattttataatattatttttaaataaaaatagttAGTTAGTAGTTAGACGCAGCAATCGAACAGGTTGGTCTGTCCAGGCTCCTTGTTGCACTTCATGATGTGAATATGACGTTTTCCTGAAACATATATTCGATTTAAATTTCGTTggcaaaaattattatttcactgttgtgatttgatttgttttttgCATTAACGTTGTAATTTGTCCATCTTTCGTTTTAGTCCAAtaacttaattttttttgttttggtcaTTTTTTTAGACCAAAAGCCACTAACTCCTCTTAATATTGTTAATCTGTCATCGATTTCTTCTACATAGCTCTTGTATCTAGAATAATCTATATTACACATATCACaataaatctaaacaaaaacaaaaagaaaaaataaagcaAAACGACATCCAATGTATTAAAATGAGCAAAAAAAACTTGtcgtttcttttttatttttgcttAGATAGATTTGAATGTGTATAATATAAGTTTTATTCTTGCTACATGAGTCATGTAAGAGAATATCAGTTAGAATTAgacaatatttaataaatttagtgTGTTAAgataaaaaatcaaaacaaaaaaatctaAGTTATTAGATAAAAACCAAACATTAATATACTACCTAAAAACATCATTTTCTTAAATTGTCTCATTCTcctcaaaataaccaaaatttaaatttgatagaATCCTATGATTTATGCAAGGCCTCTCATACCTCATCGGACCAGGATCCTCTACTGTGGCATCCCCAAAGTACAGGATGTTGtggcacaaattttttttaaaaaatcttttttatatatatttttaatttttttaaatcatttttttggattttttgttttaatatatctaaaaaatatttaaaaatgaaaattttgagtgaaagtaaaaaaaatagattaaaacaaaaaatccaaaaaaatgaaaaaaaaattaattaaaaaatatatataaaagtttaaaaaaaaaaaaatttgtggcaCAATATCCCCTATATCC
This window of the Primulina tabacum isolate GXHZ01 chromosome 4, ASM2559414v2, whole genome shotgun sequence genome carries:
- the LOC142542454 gene encoding uncharacterized protein LOC142542454, encoding MNMTKPNPKKLIQETLHITKKFLNRTVIKTLKSLYKNLPKTSRSDPIFPDNSSSSKISFKNQKLHNICMKRDAPFTGQTKDLDEEKCVTDHSKSSDLKREENARKKSSSFRGAEALAKEMKEFEMMDIDDDQDQTLDIEEVLHNYSQLSCPAYLEIVDKFFMDMYTELLVPLPLGSVNSSMRKMGSVSVHSSMRSLGPIKLYKFIGGTNDDSM
- the LOC142542453 gene encoding mitochondrial arginine transporter BAC2-like — translated: MDFWPEFLASSWGREFVAGGFGGTAGVVTGYPLDTLRIRLQQSRTGSAFSILRRVVASEGPSALYRGMAAPFASVTLQNAIAFQTYAKLSRTFDKNRAADDPPSYTGVALGGIGTGAIQSLLLSPVELIKIRLQLQQKTIKNTNGPMNVAKSILQTEGWRGVYRGLTVTVLRDAPAHGVYFWTYEYMRERLHPGCRKHGQESFQTMLLAGGLAGVTSWISCYPLDVIKTRIQAESGCSHPGMVDCFRRIVKHEGYKVLWRGLGTAVTRAFIVNGTIFSAYEIALRCFFDGNTIIS